Part of the Acidobacteriota bacterium genome is shown below.
CGGTTGGATCAGCGGCAGAACCTACGACGATCTTTGACTGCCTTACATCCTGGGCGCGGTCGCGCACATCGACGAGTACAAAAAGGGCACCTTCTATAGCGACGAGTTTCGCGGCGAGATGTCGTGGAACGGCTACGAGACCAACAACCTGTTGCGCAACGAAGGCTTGGGGCAGGACGGCATCCCGCGCTTCACGGACGTCGCCATGGCCCTGGGCGCCGACGACGGCAAGGACGCCCGCGGCCTCGCCATCGCCGACTTCGACAACGACGGCGATCTCGACCTCGCCATCAACCAGAACCCCGGCGACAGCGGCAGGGTCGAGCGCGCCGCTCCCACCCTGCTGCGCAACGACGTCGGCCAGCGCTGGGGTTGGATCTCCATCGACCTGGTAGGCCGAGCCAGCAACCGTTCCGGCTACGGCGCCCAGGTCACCCTCGAGGCCGGCGACCTCATCCAGACCCAGGTGGTCGCCGCCGGCTCGAGCTATGCCTCGCAGCACCACCGCCGCCTGTCCTTCGGCCTCGGCGACCGGCCCAAGGTCGATCGCCTGACGGTGCGTTGGCCGAGCGGCGCGGTCGATACCTTCGAGAACCTGCCGGTGCGTCGGCGAATGAAGATCGTCGAAGGAGAAGGCCTCGAAGTCCGCACCGTCGACGGCGCCGCGGAGCCCCCCGGCGTCACC
Proteins encoded:
- a CDS encoding CRTAC1 family protein produces the protein MSWNGYETNNLLRNEGLGQDGIPRFTDVAMALGADDGKDARGLAIADFDNDGDLDLAINQNPGDSGRVERAAPTLLRNDVGQRWGWISIDLVGRASNRSGYGAQVTLEAGDLIQTQVVAAGSSYASQHHRRLSFGLGDRPKVDRLTVRWPSGAVDTFENLPVRRRMKIVEGEGLEVRTVDGAAEPPGVTSAG